A single genomic interval of Salinarchaeum sp. IM2453 harbors:
- a CDS encoding polymer-forming cytoskeletal protein, whose protein sequence is MVWKIHTRKPTFLLAPSDSETGSSEESTVISSHTDEDISAEGDLRIKEGVEVDGRVTATGSIVMEPESSIEGEVSSDGDLEMHDQAEIDSDAHVGGDLTMGTESEIDGDTTATGSTSMGQESEIDGDLHTESSVSMSKGSSVDGEVTASEEVMLSQDAEIDGDVESGSDVSLAEDSEVDGDVHSEGSVSTSDGSSVDGDVTAFGDITLSQGAEIDGDAEAGGDIYLAEESEIDGEAHAQGSVEMAESSRIDGNLESEMVSASQGSKINGDVVASELQMDSDTSVRGETIEK, encoded by the coding sequence ATGGTATGGAAAATACACACACGTAAACCTACATTCCTGCTGGCACCCAGCGATTCGGAAACAGGTTCGTCAGAGGAAAGCACTGTTATTAGTTCCCATACTGATGAAGATATTTCAGCCGAAGGCGACCTTCGTATTAAAGAAGGTGTTGAGGTGGATGGACGCGTTACGGCGACTGGGTCAATTGTAATGGAACCAGAATCATCCATTGAAGGCGAAGTTTCATCTGATGGGGATCTTGAAATGCATGACCAGGCAGAAATTGATTCAGATGCTCATGTCGGTGGGGACTTGACGATGGGCACAGAGTCGGAAATTGATGGGGATACAACAGCTACTGGAAGTACCTCCATGGGTCAAGAAAGTGAAATTGACGGAGATCTCCATACTGAGAGTTCCGTCAGCATGAGTAAAGGCTCCTCTGTAGACGGAGAAGTTACAGCCTCTGAGGAAGTAATGTTATCTCAAGACGCCGAGATTGACGGAGATGTTGAATCAGGCAGTGACGTCTCTCTCGCAGAGGACAGTGAAGTCGATGGAGATGTTCATTCTGAAGGTTCCGTCAGCACGAGTGATGGATCTTCTGTGGATGGAGATGTCACCGCTTTTGGGGACATCACGTTATCTCAGGGTGCTGAAATCGATGGTGATGCGGAAGCAGGTGGTGATATCTATCTTGCAGAAGAAAGTGAAATTGATGGTGAAGCCCATGCACAGGGATCTGTTGAAATGGCCGAAAGTTCCCGCATTGACGGCAATCTTGAGTCAGAAATGGTATCTGCAAGCCAAGGTTCCAAAATCAACGGTGATGTAGTCGCAAGCGAATTGCAAATGGACTCAGACACTAGTGTCCGAGGTGAGACAATCGAAAAGTAA